In Marasmius oreades isolate 03SP1 chromosome 3, whole genome shotgun sequence, a single window of DNA contains:
- a CDS encoding uncharacterized protein (CAZy:CE4) produces MRNPNMFTTAVVLASLLSVASAIDRTTVAEQSAISDPAEQCTTYNFPPIEEEIPKFPQVFTKATILENDDVARAKFEEISSKIPDIAPKKEGDIDNYDTDQDSDCWWTATLCTQPKAKDVLADISLVPEPQTLGYGFDDGPNCSHNAFYDHLTAQKQKATMFFIGSNVLTWPLQAKRAMDDGHEICVHTWSHPQMTTLSNEDAFAEIYYSMQAIKLLTGATPTCFRPPFGDIDDRIRAISNSLGLTNILWQFDTNDSVPGPSGEVEEANIQKSYLNFIEAANNGTFSTRGAILLAHETNNLTMQQAINFYPQLRAAFKHIVPIGVAFNKTQPYVEQDFKFPDFAKYIETEVTTVQNGTPSTGTIGTTSSTQSSVVSPASSTSGTPPSIPISISTASSGSAQAALPTGSDNSPDGLVRKMTVNASFTPKGVGFIMSSQNDGNGAESLSLSSTAVVLVPVVLLLL; encoded by the exons ATGAGGAATCCAAACATGTTCACCACTGCAGTAGTCCTGGCATCCCTGCTCAGTGTAGCATCGGCCATTGATCGAACCACGGTGGCGGAACAATCAGCTATTTCTG ACCCTGCGGAGCAGTGTACGACTTACAATTTCCCACCGATTGAGGAGGAAATACCTAAATTTCCGCAAGTTTTCACGAAAGCGACCATACTTGAGAATGATGATGTTGCACGCGCGAAATTTGAAGAAATATCGAGCAAGATTCCGGATATTGCTCCGAAA AAGGAGGGGGACATAGATAATTACGACACTGATCAGGATTCTGATTGCTGGTGGACGGCGACACTATGTACCCAACCCAAGGCGAAGGACGTTCTTGCAGATATCAGTTTGGTCCCCGAG ccTCAAACCCTTGGATATGGTTTCGACGACGGGCCTAATTGTTCGCATAACGCGTTCTACGACCATCTTACAGCGCAGAAACAGAAAGCGA CTATGTTCTTCATCGGGAGTAACGTGTTGACCTGGCCGTTGCAAGCCAAGCGAGCGATGGATGACG GTCACGAAATTTGTGTTC ATACCTGGTCTCACCCTCAAA TGACAACCTTGAGTAACGAAGATGCATTCGCGGAGATCTATTATAGT ATGCAAGCTATCAAGCTCCTCACTGGCGCTACACCTACATGCTTCAGG CCACCCTTCGGTGACATCGATGATCGCATTCGTGCTATATCTAATAGCCTCGGGCTCACAAATATTCTGTGGCAATTCGACACTAACGATAGCGTTCCTGGCCCGTCGGGAGAAGTCGAGGAGGCTAATATTCAGAAAAGCTATCTTAATTTCATCGAGGCTGCTAATAATGGAACATTCAGCACG CGAGGAGCAATCCTTCTCGCACACGAGACGAACAACCTGACAATGCAACAGGCAATCAATTTCTATCCCCAGTTGAGAGCTGCGTTTAAG CACATTGTTCCTATTGGAGTTGCTTTCAACAAGACTCAGCCGTATGTCGAACAAGATTTCAAATTCCCTGACTTTGCTAAAT ACATCGAGACGGAGGTGACGACAGTCCAAAATGGGACCCCGTCAACCGGTACTATAGGTACCACTTCGTCGACGCAATCCAGTGTTGTCTCACCAGCTTCTAGTACCTCGGGAACTCCTCCTTCCATCCCTATTTCCATTTCCACTGCTAGCTCGGGCTCAGCTCAAGCAGCCTTACCGACCGGCAGCGATAACAGCCCCGATGGTCTAGTAAGGAAGATGACAGTGAACGCATCTTTTACTCCGAAGGGTGTTGGTTTCATCATGTCGTCTCAGAATGACGGTAACGGCGCAGAATCTTTGTCCCTTTCTTCTACAGCTGTCGTTCTCGTCCCTGTGGTATTACTCCTGCTTTAG
- a CDS encoding uncharacterized protein (CAZy:AA9), with the protein MIDYYIHKNSLHISSKRVFEGSESFTMLFVPTVLFLASALVAKVSAHGYVPQIKIGSQYIPGWDITKDPYTTPQPLRVVRGTKLDSGFISDPTSPDITCSIGNQKLPPGPIEATVAAGGQVTMLWNTWPLGHYGPVLNYMARCPGSDCSTWKGDSGSPWFKVQQDVYKNGEWASDTLAKGNFSYTVNIPRNIAPGAYLLRHENLALHGASSVGGAQFYPVCVQLTVTGGGSLKPSGLSFPGTYKATDPGILFNVYQGDAANQKYVPPGGAVYSGLN; encoded by the exons ATGATCGACTACTACATACATAAAAACAGCCTTCACATAAGCTCTAAGCGAGTCTTTGAAGGTTCTGAGTCGTTTACAATGCTCTTTGTGCCTacggttcttttccttgctTCTGCGTTGGTAGCGAAAGTCTCGGCGCACGGATATGTGCCCCAGATCAAGATTGGGAGTCAGTATATACCTGGATGGGATATTACGAAAG ACCCGTATACTACCCCTCAA CCGTTACGAGTAGTCCGTGGAACTAAACTC GATTCTGGGTTCATCTCCGATCCCACTTCCCCCGATATCACCTGTTCGATTGGAAACCAGAAGCTTCCTCCT GGTCCAATTGAAGCCACAGTCGCAGCTGGTGGACAGGTCACGATGCTCTGGAACACTTGGCCACTGGGACATTACGGACCTGTTTTGAATTATATGGCAAGGTGTCCCGGTAGTGATTGTTCGACTTGGAAAGGTGATTCTGGGTCGCCTTGGTTTAAG GTCCAACAAGACGTGTACAAGAATGGGGAATGGGCGTCTGACACGCTCGCGAAGGGTAATTTTAGTTATACGGTTAATATTCCGAGGAATATCGCGCCTGGGGCTTAT TTGTTGCGACACGAGAATCTAGCTCTGCACGGTGCTAGTTCCGTCGGAGGAGCTCAGTTCTACCCAG TTTGTGTTCAGCTTACAG TCACCGGAGGCGGCTCGCTCAAGCCATCCGGTCTGAGTTTCCCTGGCACATACAAG GCTACTGATCCTGGTATTCTTTTCAATGTTTACCAAGGCGATGCTGCCAACCAG AAATACGTCCCTCCTGGTGGAGCTGTTTATTCTGGATTGAACTGA
- a CDS encoding uncharacterized protein (BUSCO:EOG09264FWI) → MESGQEYRTRKVESVTGLAGSSVSHINLLSSVALSSIALYYALRSRFPSSPTTGLIASWLLLVFPLLLSMTFFANRPGTLFLLFGVPAGLILTLPKKERGAPLLSPTSSRALETPKPSIPQLNCVTTYRAHMLLMTMLAILAVDFSIFPRSLAKCETFGFSLMDLGVGSFVFAQGLVSAIPLIKNPLHLTSPFLPKVSSIIRKTMPIIALGLIRVILVKGTDYPEHETEYGVHWNFFITLALLPVMEVVLHPLMVYCSVTFIGITVAILHQLALSKLGLEDYVFNASRVSSVVSANKEGIVSLAGYFAIHLLGLTTGTLILPPSPSYFRRIHRHLQQRRGAHDTSNTVDPLKKLTSTRQDDKTATELCAYTVVWWILFGSTRLLRFDGGSGASRRLVNISYIFWVSAYNTSFILGYMILDILFFPTPRPSKPKYSKGKPVEYAEIHPVGINSEEIPPALFTAINRNGLVLFLLSNLATGVVNLSIPTLDTSDTWAISILSVYSFGICVVAWVCRNRKLWQL, encoded by the exons ATGGAATCAGGGCAGGAATATAGAACTCGAAAAGTGGAATCGGTTACGGGATTAGCAGGCTCTTCGGTCAGCCACATTAACCTCTTGTCTTCGGTAGCACTG TCTTCAATAGCGCTATACTATGCACTGCGTTCCAGATTTCCCTCAAGTCCAACAACAGGCCTCATAGCATCATGGCTGCTACTCGTCTTCCCCTTGCTCCTCTCCATGACGTTCTTCGCGAATCGACCCGGGACTTTATTCCTTCTATTTGGCGTTCCAGCTGGTTTAATACTGACTTTACCGAAGAAAGAACGGGGTGCCCCACTACTGTCACCTACTTCCTCTCGAGCGCTGGAAACACCCAAACCGTCAATACCTCAACTCAACTGCGTGACGACATACAGAGCCCATATGCTTTTGATGACCATGCTTGCAATCCTGGCGGTGGATTTCTCTATCTTTCCTCGGTCGCTGGCAAAGTGCGAGACGTTTGGGTTTTCGTTA ATGGATCTAGGCGTTGGGTCTTTTGTGTTCGCGCAAGGGCTCGTTTCGGCAATCCCGTTGATAAAAAATCCATTGCACCTCACGTCGCCTTTTTTACCTAAAGTCTCCAGTATCATTCGGAAAACGATGCCCATTATTGCATTGGGCCTGATCCGAGTTATTCTCGTCAAAGGGACTGATTATCCC GAACACGAAACAGAATATGGTGTTCACTGGAACTTTTTCATTACCCTCGCCCTTTTACCCGTGATGGAAGTGGTTCTCCACCCCTTGATGGTCTACTGCTCTGTTACGTTCATTGGTATCACCGTTGCCATCC TACACCAGTTAGCTCTATCCAAACTGGGTCTTGAAGACTATGTCTTCAACGCATCACGGGTATCTTCTGTGGTCAGTGCCAATAAGGAGGGCATTGTTTCGCTTGCCGGGTATTTCGCCATTCACCTTCTCGGTTTGACTACCGGAACGCTCATCCTTCCGCCTTCGCCATCATACTTTCGTCGTATTCACCGGCATCTGCAGCAGAGACGAGGAGCTCACGACACCTCAAATACTGTCGACCCGCTGAAGAAGTTAACTTCAACCCGACAAGACGATAAAACTGCCACGGAACTTTGCGCGTACACCGTTGTTTGGTGGATTCTCTTTGGTTCAACGAGATTGCTGAGGTTTGACGGGGGGAGTGGAGCGTCCAGAAGACTGGTCAACATCTCCTATATCTTCTGGGTATCCGCGTACAACACATCATTCATACTCGGATACATGATCTTGGATATCTTATTCTTCCCAACTCCACGACCTTCGAAACCGAAATACAGCAAAGGTAAACCCGTAGAGTATGCTGAGATACACCCGGTGGGTATAAACTCGGAGGAAATCCCTCCCGCTTTATTCACCGCGATCAACAGGAATGGATTGGTTCTGTTTTTGCTC TCCAATTTAGCGACTGGAGTTGTAAACCTGTCTATACCAACTCTAGATACATCCGATACGTGGGCGATATCAATTTTAAGTGTATATAGTTTTGGGATATGTGTTGTTGCATGGGTGTGTAGGAATAGGAAGCTCTGGCAGCTGTAG